A genomic window from Sporosarcina sp. Marseille-Q4063 includes:
- a CDS encoding GlsB/YeaQ/YmgE family stress response membrane protein — protein sequence MSFIWFLIIGGIIGWLAGAILGKDIPGGIIGNIIAGIIGAWIGGKLLGEWGWKVSDFYVFPALIGALVLVFIVSLILKAIRK from the coding sequence ATGAGCTTTATTTGGTTCTTAATTATCGGTGGTATAATCGGTTGGTTAGCTGGTGCAATTTTAGGAAAAGATATACCGGGCGGCATAATTGGAAATATTATTGCCGGTATAATCGGTGCTTGGATAGGCGGTAAGCTTTTAGGAGAATGGGGTTGGAAAGTTTCCGACTTTTACGTTTTCCCGGCTTTAATCGGAGCATTGGTTCTGGTGTTTATCGTTAGTTTAATTTTAAAAGCAATACGAAAATAA
- a CDS encoding YvrJ family protein, whose amino-acid sequence MDQWISLVQEIGFPIIVSFYLLHRIETKLIAIHDALVTDIKK is encoded by the coding sequence ATGGATCAATGGATAAGTCTCGTCCAAGAAATCGGCTTTCCGATAATCGTGTCCTTTTATCTACTGCACCGAATTGAAACGAAACTCATTGCGATCCATGATGCACTCGTCACGGATATTAAGAAGTAA
- a CDS encoding lytic transglycosylase domain-containing protein, with protein MKHKKSGMSLKTKALLIVLFIPVAVTVFTLTAIIWASINNTDFLKKSAYALFENQNEIPQEYIPVYMEAADTYDIPWTLLAAHHRIETRFSTMDPLLSPVGAEGHMQFMPCTFVGWTYPGCTGLGKGDIPENDKTDPAVIEKYGGYGVDANGDGIADPFDIEDAMFSAAKYLANSGAAKGEYEKAIFNYNRSDKYVEDVLWFFTKFEESRKEIEASHEKR; from the coding sequence ATGAAGCACAAAAAAAGTGGAATGTCTCTCAAGACGAAAGCATTGCTCATTGTCCTTTTCATACCTGTAGCGGTTACGGTATTTACATTAACGGCAATTATTTGGGCAAGTATTAACAATACAGATTTTCTTAAAAAATCTGCCTATGCGTTATTCGAAAATCAAAATGAAATTCCGCAAGAATATATACCAGTTTATATGGAAGCGGCTGACACTTACGATATTCCTTGGACTTTACTAGCAGCACATCATCGGATTGAAACAAGGTTTTCTACGATGGACCCGCTTTTATCACCGGTTGGCGCCGAGGGACATATGCAGTTCATGCCTTGCACATTTGTGGGTTGGACATACCCTGGATGTACAGGCCTTGGAAAAGGAGATATTCCGGAGAACGACAAAACCGACCCCGCAGTTATAGAAAAATACGGCGGGTACGGCGTTGATGCGAATGGAGACGGAATTGCTGATCCATTCGATATCGAAGATGCAATGTTTAGCGCAGCCAAATACCTTGCGAATAGCGGGGCTGCAAAAGGTGAGTATGAAAAAGCGATTTTCAATTATAATCGCAGTGATAAATACGTAGAAGACGTTCTTTGGTTCTTTACTAAATTTGAAGAATCGCGAAAGGAAATAGAAGCTTCACATGAAAAAAGATGA
- a CDS encoding DUF1659 domain-containing protein, whose product MATIEFKHAVGRVYFDGGMTDGGKLIRKSKTYHNIAEGVDANSLYNGLEKLASLSSLPFIGAEKVETSAVNN is encoded by the coding sequence ATGGCGACAATCGAATTCAAACATGCAGTTGGACGTGTTTACTTTGATGGCGGTATGACGGATGGCGGAAAACTCATTCGGAAATCGAAAACTTATCACAACATTGCAGAAGGTGTCGATGCAAATAGTTTGTATAACGGGCTTGAAAAACTAGCCAGCTTATCATCACTGCCGTTTATCGGTGCAGAAAAAGTTGAAACATCAGCAGTTAATAACTAA
- a CDS encoding cytochrome c biogenesis CcdA family protein — translation MGTDLNIFFAFGAGFLSFVSPCTLPLYPAFLSYITGMSLDDLQSNSKRMNKTGMLHTLFFLIGFSLIFVALGFGSSYLGVFFKQNMELLRQVGAIFIVLFGLVITGLFTPTFLMKERKVQFKNRPAGYLGTMLIGLGFSAGWTPCMGPIIGAIIALASTNPGSSMIYMMAYVLGFAIPFFVLSFFVTKIGVIRKYSGPIMKAGGYVMIAVGILLFFDGMTYIITLLQPIFGDFTGF, via the coding sequence TTGGGGACTGATTTAAATATATTTTTCGCCTTTGGAGCTGGGTTTCTAAGCTTCGTATCACCATGTACCTTACCTTTATATCCCGCATTTCTTTCATATATCACAGGAATGTCACTTGATGATTTACAATCAAACTCTAAGCGAATGAATAAAACGGGGATGCTCCATACACTATTCTTTCTAATTGGATTCTCGCTCATCTTTGTCGCATTAGGTTTCGGATCATCTTATTTAGGTGTGTTTTTCAAACAAAATATGGAACTTTTAAGACAAGTCGGTGCCATATTCATCGTTTTATTCGGTCTAGTAATTACAGGGTTATTTACACCAACGTTTTTAATGAAAGAACGGAAGGTTCAATTTAAAAATAGACCCGCAGGTTACTTGGGAACGATGTTAATTGGTTTGGGCTTTTCAGCAGGATGGACGCCGTGCATGGGTCCGATCATTGGTGCAATTATTGCGCTTGCTAGTACCAATCCGGGGTCAAGTATGATTTATATGATGGCGTATGTCCTAGGATTCGCAATTCCATTTTTCGTTCTATCATTCTTTGTCACGAAAATTGGCGTAATTCGAAAGTATAGCGGTCCGATTATGAAAGCCGGCGGATATGTAATGATCGCTGTAGGAATTCTATTGTTTTTCGATGGCATGACATATATCATTACATTACTTCAACCGATTTTTGGAGATTTCACGGGATTTTGA
- a CDS encoding thioredoxin family protein: MERIESYEEWIEVARKLDSILLFVKTDNCSVCDGLLPQVAALQSDYSVPFYLVNVADTPEIAGQLSLFTAPVVLLYREGKEYARFARFVQMNELKKRLGELEEEWGKQVD, translated from the coding sequence GTGGAACGGATAGAATCCTATGAAGAGTGGATTGAAGTCGCACGAAAACTAGATTCTATACTTCTTTTCGTGAAAACAGATAATTGTTCTGTCTGTGACGGATTGCTACCGCAAGTTGCAGCGCTTCAATCGGATTATTCGGTTCCGTTTTACCTTGTAAACGTAGCGGACACGCCTGAGATAGCAGGACAACTATCCTTATTTACTGCACCAGTTGTATTGTTGTATAGAGAAGGAAAAGAATATGCTCGATTTGCCCGTTTTGTTCAGATGAATGAGTTGAAAAAACGTTTAGGCGAACTGGAGGAGGAGTGGGGGAAACAAGTTGATTGA
- a CDS encoding thioesterase family protein, producing the protein MFISEKEIEIRYAETDQMGVVYHANYLVWMEIGRTKIIEDLGFTYAGLEADGYISPVIDLSIQYKSSMKYGQKAMVRTWIESHGRLRTIYGYEIVHEDGTIAATATSEHVLVKKESFRPVSLAKIAPDWDLKYKEIRRHKD; encoded by the coding sequence TTGTTTATTAGCGAAAAGGAAATTGAAATCAGATATGCGGAGACAGACCAGATGGGTGTTGTCTATCACGCGAATTACTTAGTGTGGATGGAAATCGGGCGAACGAAGATTATCGAGGACTTGGGTTTTACATATGCCGGACTTGAGGCTGATGGTTATATATCACCCGTCATCGATTTATCCATTCAATATAAATCGTCGATGAAATATGGTCAAAAGGCAATGGTTCGCACGTGGATTGAGTCGCACGGTCGATTGCGGACGATATACGGGTACGAGATTGTCCATGAGGACGGCACAATTGCGGCAACCGCTACATCGGAACACGTCCTGGTGAAAAAGGAATCATTCCGTCCAGTATCTCTTGCAAAAATAGCACCAGATTGGGACTTGAAATATAAAGAAATTAGGCGGCATAAAGACTAA
- the acnA gene encoding aconitate hydratase AcnA, whose product MAKSNLHNSRTSFELDGKTYNYYRLKAIEEAGIANISKLPYSIKVLLESVLRQHDGYVIKDEHVANLAKWGNEADPNGEVPFKPSRVILQDFTGVPVVVDLASLRAAMAEMGGDPDKINPEIPVDLVIDHSVQVDSYGTEAALQLNMDLEFKRNAERYQFLSWAQKAYDNYRAVPPATGIVHQVNLEYLANVVHAVENEDGTFEAYPDTLVGTDSHTTMINGMGILGWGVGGIEAEAGMLGQPSYFPLPEVVGVKLVGDLPNGTTATDLALKVTQTLRAHGVVGKFVEFFGPGVAVLPLADRATIANMAPEYGATCGFFPVDEETLDYMRLTGREEEQIQVVKQYLVENDMFFTVDNEEPVYSEVVEIDLSEIEPNLAGPKRPQDLIPLSDMRREFNDAVVAPEGNQGFGLSPKKLSEKATIDFEDGRSVEIKTGDLAIAAITSCTNTSNPYVMLGAGLVAKKAVEKGLTPPAYVKTSLAPGSKVVTGYLQDSGLLPYMEQIGFNLVGYGCTTCIGNSGPLLPEIEKVVIENDMLLSSVLSGNRNFEGRIHPLVKANYLASPPLVVAYALAGTVDIDLQNDPIGQDKDGFDVFFKDIWPTTEEVAEAVKSTVTPELFRKEYARVFTENEAWNAIETTDDSLYDFDENSTYIQNPPFFEGLATEPEDIKELSGLRVIGKFGDSITTDHISPAGAIGKDTPAGKYLTEHGVNPRYFNSYGSRRGNHEVMMRGTFANIRIRNQIAKGTEGGYTTYWPTKEIMPIYDAAMKYQEDGTGLAIITGQDYGMGSSRDWAAKGTSLLGIKTVIAESYERIHRSNLVMMGVLPLQFMKGESAETLGLTGEEAISVNIAEGVKPRDILKVTATAKDGSVKEFDVLARFDSDVEVDYYRHGGILQMVLRDKMKNN is encoded by the coding sequence ATGGCTAAAAGCAATTTACACAACAGCCGTACTTCATTTGAACTAGATGGTAAAACGTATAATTATTACCGTCTGAAAGCAATTGAAGAAGCCGGCATTGCGAACATTTCCAAACTACCGTATTCAATTAAAGTATTACTTGAATCCGTATTGAGACAACATGATGGTTATGTCATTAAAGACGAACACGTAGCAAATCTTGCAAAATGGGGAAATGAAGCTGATCCTAACGGTGAAGTACCATTCAAACCGTCACGTGTTATTCTTCAAGACTTCACAGGCGTTCCTGTAGTCGTTGACCTAGCTTCCCTTCGTGCGGCTATGGCTGAAATGGGTGGAGACCCGGATAAGATCAACCCTGAAATTCCGGTTGACCTTGTTATTGACCACTCCGTACAAGTAGACAGCTACGGTACTGAAGCTGCACTTCAATTAAACATGGATCTTGAATTCAAACGTAACGCTGAACGTTACCAGTTCTTAAGCTGGGCACAAAAAGCATACGACAACTACCGCGCAGTTCCACCTGCAACAGGAATCGTTCACCAAGTTAACCTTGAGTACTTGGCAAACGTTGTTCATGCGGTTGAAAACGAAGACGGCACATTCGAAGCATATCCAGATACACTTGTTGGTACTGACTCGCATACGACGATGATCAACGGTATGGGTATTCTTGGATGGGGCGTTGGTGGTATCGAAGCTGAGGCAGGAATGCTTGGCCAACCATCATACTTCCCGCTACCTGAAGTTGTAGGCGTTAAACTGGTTGGAGATCTTCCAAACGGAACAACTGCAACAGACCTTGCATTAAAAGTAACTCAAACGCTACGTGCACACGGCGTTGTTGGTAAATTCGTTGAGTTCTTCGGACCAGGAGTTGCAGTACTTCCGCTTGCGGACCGTGCAACAATCGCTAACATGGCGCCTGAATACGGCGCTACTTGTGGATTCTTCCCTGTAGACGAGGAAACATTAGATTACATGCGTCTAACAGGTCGCGAAGAAGAACAAATTCAAGTTGTAAAACAATACCTTGTTGAAAATGATATGTTCTTTACAGTTGATAATGAAGAGCCAGTTTACTCCGAAGTTGTTGAAATCGACCTTTCTGAAATCGAACCGAACCTTGCTGGACCGAAACGTCCTCAAGACTTGATTCCACTTTCAGATATGAGGCGCGAGTTTAACGATGCTGTTGTTGCGCCAGAAGGAAACCAAGGTTTTGGTCTATCACCGAAAAAACTTTCTGAAAAAGCGACAATCGATTTCGAAGATGGACGTTCTGTAGAGATTAAAACAGGTGACCTTGCAATCGCTGCAATCACATCATGTACAAATACATCTAACCCATACGTTATGTTAGGTGCTGGACTTGTTGCGAAAAAAGCAGTTGAAAAAGGATTGACACCACCTGCTTACGTGAAAACATCACTTGCACCAGGTTCTAAAGTAGTTACTGGTTATTTACAAGATTCAGGGCTTCTTCCTTACATGGAGCAAATCGGATTCAACCTTGTTGGATACGGATGTACGACATGTATCGGAAACTCAGGCCCATTACTTCCTGAAATTGAGAAAGTTGTTATTGAAAATGATATGCTTCTTTCATCAGTTCTTTCCGGTAACCGTAACTTCGAAGGACGTATTCACCCACTTGTGAAAGCGAACTACTTGGCTTCACCGCCACTAGTTGTTGCTTATGCACTTGCTGGAACAGTTGATATCGATCTTCAGAACGATCCAATCGGTCAAGATAAAGACGGATTCGACGTCTTCTTCAAAGACATTTGGCCAACAACTGAAGAAGTTGCAGAAGCTGTTAAATCAACAGTTACTCCTGAACTCTTCCGTAAAGAGTATGCACGCGTATTCACGGAAAACGAAGCATGGAACGCAATCGAAACAACTGATGATTCATTATACGATTTCGATGAAAATTCAACATATATTCAAAACCCGCCGTTCTTCGAGGGTCTTGCAACAGAACCAGAAGATATTAAAGAATTATCAGGACTTCGCGTCATCGGTAAATTCGGCGACTCAATCACAACGGACCATATTTCACCTGCAGGCGCAATCGGAAAAGATACGCCAGCTGGTAAATACTTGACTGAACACGGCGTAAATCCACGCTACTTCAACTCATACGGTTCACGTCGTGGTAACCATGAAGTTATGATGCGCGGTACGTTCGCAAATATCCGTATTCGTAACCAGATTGCTAAAGGAACAGAAGGCGGCTACACAACATACTGGCCGACAAAAGAAATCATGCCGATCTATGATGCTGCGATGAAGTATCAAGAAGATGGCACGGGTCTTGCAATCATTACGGGTCAAGACTACGGAATGGGTTCTTCACGTGACTGGGCTGCGAAGGGTACATCACTTCTCGGCATTAAAACAGTTATCGCTGAAAGCTACGAGCGTATTCACCGTTCAAACCTTGTCATGATGGGGGTACTTCCACTTCAATTCATGAAAGGCGAAAGTGCTGAAACACTTGGCCTAACAGGTGAAGAAGCAATTAGCGTAAACATCGCAGAAGGTGTAAAACCACGCGATATTCTAAAAGTAACTGCAACAGCGAAAGACGGTTCAGTGAAAGAATTCGACGTACTTGCACGTTTCGACTCCGATGTTGAAGTAGATTACTACCGTCACGGCGGAATTCTACAAATGGTTCTTCGTGATAAAATGAAAAATAACTAA
- a CDS encoding CcdC family protein produces MIEFIFTKVPPVYLIIGSTLAALFMGTMAAIVRSKAAKRPVSVKKIILPPIFMSTGALMFIFEEFRVAPLQIVEAIVVGMLFSIILIRTTNFEVRENEIFIKRSKAFVFILFGLLIIRLIGKLLLSNTIDVGELGGMFWILAFGMIVPWRIAMLVKYKKLQNTKGVGI; encoded by the coding sequence TTGATTGAATTCATTTTCACTAAAGTTCCTCCCGTTTATTTAATAATAGGATCAACTCTCGCGGCACTTTTCATGGGGACAATGGCAGCCATCGTTCGTTCAAAGGCGGCGAAACGACCCGTATCTGTCAAAAAAATTATTTTGCCGCCGATTTTTATGTCGACAGGCGCGTTAATGTTTATATTTGAAGAATTTCGGGTTGCGCCGCTTCAAATTGTGGAAGCGATTGTCGTAGGGATGTTATTTTCGATTATTTTAATCCGAACGACGAATTTTGAAGTTCGGGAAAATGAAATTTTCATCAAAAGATCAAAAGCATTTGTCTTCATTCTATTCGGCCTTTTAATCATTCGACTTATCGGGAAGTTGTTATTAAGTAATACAATTGATGTTGGAGAACTCGGAGGCATGTTTTGGATACTGGCTTTCGGGATGATTGTTCCGTGGCGAATCGCAATGCTTGTTAAATATAAGAAACTACAAAATACGAAAGGTGTCGGCATTTAA
- a CDS encoding SCO family protein: protein MHKFFRTSFVLLIVLILGACSGNEFKPDYKLKIEPFTFTNQHNEEVSLDDLKGEVWLAQFVFSNCTSVCGPMMVNMAELQDKLIKEKVEDYKIVSFTVDPAVDSPEVLQGYLDLFAPSDESKWEMLTGYKQDEIAEIAKKSFATIVADDPNSDQVTHGVSFALVNQEGLVVKLYNGNDDVPFDDIVKDMKALIKQGA, encoded by the coding sequence ATGCATAAATTTTTCAGAACATCTTTTGTCTTACTTATCGTACTCATTTTGGGTGCATGTTCCGGAAATGAGTTTAAACCGGATTACAAACTTAAAATCGAACCATTCACTTTTACAAATCAGCATAATGAAGAAGTGTCACTTGATGACTTGAAAGGTGAAGTATGGCTTGCGCAATTCGTGTTTTCGAATTGTACGTCAGTTTGTGGACCGATGATGGTCAATATGGCAGAACTTCAAGATAAACTTATTAAAGAAAAAGTTGAAGACTATAAAATTGTTTCTTTCACGGTTGATCCTGCTGTTGATTCGCCAGAAGTGTTGCAAGGGTATTTAGATCTCTTTGCACCTAGCGATGAGTCTAAATGGGAAATGTTGACGGGTTATAAGCAAGATGAAATTGCTGAGATAGCTAAAAAGTCATTTGCGACAATCGTTGCTGATGATCCAAATTCAGATCAAGTAACTCACGGCGTTAGTTTCGCACTTGTAAACCAAGAAGGTTTAGTTGTAAAGTTGTATAACGGAAATGATGATGTCCCTTTTGATGACATTGTTAAAGATATGAAGGCCCTTATTAAACAGGGCGCGTAA
- a CDS encoding DUF2621 family protein yields the protein MLEGWFLWFILFWVVVLVGLFAIGGFFMFRKFLKAFPKADGKSDLDWEEYYVDKSIHLWNDEAKEMLEELTKPVPELFRPVAKQKIGAKIGEIALKEKAKKIDMDLIIRGYIIATPPRDYKFLRKKLADINFDVTPYEHLFQKDKGKTTS from the coding sequence ATGCTAGAAGGTTGGTTTCTTTGGTTCATCTTATTTTGGGTGGTTGTACTTGTTGGGTTATTTGCAATAGGCGGCTTTTTTATGTTCCGTAAATTCTTAAAAGCATTCCCAAAAGCAGATGGAAAATCCGACTTGGACTGGGAAGAATATTATGTGGATAAATCGATTCACCTATGGAATGACGAAGCGAAAGAAATGCTTGAGGAACTAACAAAACCGGTTCCGGAATTATTTCGACCGGTTGCCAAGCAAAAAATCGGAGCCAAAATCGGTGAAATTGCGCTTAAAGAAAAAGCGAAAAAAATAGATATGGATCTTATCATTCGAGGGTATATTATTGCAACGCCCCCGCGGGATTACAAGTTTTTACGCAAGAAACTTGCTGACATAAATTTCGATGTAACCCCATATGAACATTTATTCCAAAAAGATAAAGGTAAAACGACTAGTTAA
- a CDS encoding ABC transporter ATP-binding protein: MEKQPKLTGKDQWKVLQRLLSYTIPHKVSITIALVLLIMTITGSIVGPLIIQRFIDNYLTPLNFPESEVTAIVLLYIGIQVFMVVVSYFQLMRFQDIALKIIQQMRIDVFSKVHGLGMRYFDKTPAGSIVSRVTNDTESIKDMFVSVIVTFLQAVFMLIGVYIALFSLDVKLAFMSLLLMPLFLAIVIIYRRYSTDFYQDLRERLSQLNAKIAESLSGMGMIQAFRQENRLEEEFDEINEKHYRAGMRNIKFDGILLSPAIDLLYAGAIVFVLGYFGFISLESPIEVGILYAFTTLIGRLFQPVQQVMQRLSIFQQAIVSASRVFKLMDDIDMEPEQQIVKNAEIGDGKIEFRNVSFSYDGKADVLKNISFTANAGETVALVGHTGSGKSSIINLLMRFYEYERGDIFIDGVSLKEYPKEELRQKTGLVLQDPFMFYGDIESNIRLHNKEMTPEEVRGAAEFVRANDFIEKLPGKYSHRVTERGSTFSSGQRQLVAFARTIATNPKILVLDEATANIDTETEVAIQASLEKMRRGRTTIAIAHRLSTIQDAELILVLHKGEIVERGTHQQLLSQKGLYHMMYELQNSTIEDVI, from the coding sequence ATAGAAAAACAACCCAAACTAACAGGAAAAGATCAATGGAAGGTCCTGCAAAGACTGTTAAGTTACACGATCCCACATAAAGTAAGTATTACAATCGCACTGGTTTTACTAATTATGACAATTACGGGTAGTATCGTTGGTCCATTGATTATTCAACGGTTCATTGATAATTATTTGACGCCGTTGAATTTCCCGGAAAGTGAAGTTACAGCAATTGTTCTATTATATATCGGTATTCAAGTATTTATGGTCGTCGTATCTTATTTCCAATTGATGCGATTCCAAGACATTGCGCTAAAAATAATCCAACAAATGCGAATCGATGTATTCTCAAAAGTACACGGACTCGGAATGCGCTACTTTGATAAAACACCAGCAGGAAGTATCGTTTCTCGTGTGACAAATGATACGGAGTCAATCAAAGATATGTTTGTGAGCGTTATTGTTACATTTTTACAAGCGGTATTTATGCTTATCGGTGTTTATATCGCGCTTTTTTCACTTGATGTGAAGTTAGCATTCATGTCACTGTTATTAATGCCGCTCTTCTTGGCGATTGTCATTATATATAGGCGCTATAGTACTGACTTTTATCAAGATTTACGTGAGCGTTTAAGTCAACTTAACGCTAAAATAGCCGAATCTTTATCTGGTATGGGAATGATCCAAGCATTTAGACAGGAAAACCGTCTTGAAGAAGAATTCGATGAGATTAACGAAAAACATTACCGCGCAGGAATGCGGAATATTAAATTCGATGGAATTCTACTCAGCCCGGCGATTGATCTTCTATATGCCGGAGCAATTGTATTCGTTCTCGGATACTTCGGGTTCATCTCACTTGAGAGTCCAATTGAAGTAGGTATTTTATATGCATTCACGACGTTGATTGGTCGTTTATTCCAACCGGTTCAACAAGTGATGCAACGACTTTCGATATTCCAACAGGCTATTGTTTCTGCTTCACGCGTATTTAAATTAATGGATGATATTGATATGGAACCTGAACAGCAAATAGTGAAAAACGCTGAAATTGGTGACGGTAAAATCGAATTCCGCAATGTATCTTTTTCGTATGATGGAAAAGCGGACGTCTTAAAAAACATTTCCTTTACGGCAAATGCAGGCGAAACGGTTGCGCTCGTTGGGCATACGGGTAGCGGAAAGAGTTCGATCATTAATTTATTAATGCGCTTTTATGAATATGAGCGCGGAGATATTTTCATCGACGGCGTTTCATTGAAAGAGTATCCGAAAGAAGAATTACGTCAGAAAACCGGACTCGTTTTACAGGATCCTTTTATGTTTTATGGAGATATCGAAAGCAATATTCGTTTGCATAATAAAGAGATGACGCCTGAAGAAGTCAGAGGAGCCGCGGAATTCGTTCGAGCAAATGATTTTATTGAAAAGTTGCCCGGAAAGTATTCTCATAGGGTGACGGAACGAGGTTCTACTTTTTCAAGTGGGCAACGTCAATTGGTTGCTTTTGCGCGTACGATTGCTACGAATCCAAAAATTCTTGTTCTTGACGAAGCAACCGCAAATATTGATACGGAAACTGAAGTTGCGATTCAAGCGAGTCTAGAAAAGATGAGAAGAGGCCGAACGACAATTGCAATTGCTCACAGATTGAGTACGATTCAAGATGCAGAACTTATTCTCGTGCTGCATAAAGGCGAAATCGTCGAGAGGGGAACGCACCAACAACTACTCTCGCAAAAAGGGCTTTATCATATGATGTATGAATTACAAAACAGTACAATTGAAGACGTCATTTAA
- a CDS encoding cysteine hydrolase family protein: MKKALLVIDYTVDFVALDGALSCGEPGVELEAYITTLTKEFLDDNHFVVMPVDVHDVDDPYHPETKQFPPHNIRGTEGRHLYGTLQQLYEERKDEIHWMDKTRFSAFAGTDLKIRLRARGITELHLVGVCTDICILHTSVDAYNRGFDIVIHEQGVASFDPAGHEWALRHFENTLGATVIR; encoded by the coding sequence TTGAAAAAAGCTTTACTCGTTATTGACTACACAGTAGATTTTGTAGCATTGGACGGCGCGCTTTCTTGCGGTGAGCCAGGTGTCGAACTTGAAGCGTACATTACTACACTTACTAAAGAATTTTTAGATGACAATCATTTCGTCGTAATGCCGGTTGATGTACACGATGTTGATGATCCTTATCACCCGGAAACAAAGCAATTTCCTCCTCATAATATTCGAGGAACTGAAGGCCGTCATTTGTACGGAACATTACAACAGCTCTACGAAGAGCGTAAAGATGAAATTCACTGGATGGATAAAACGAGATTCAGCGCATTTGCAGGTACTGACCTGAAAATACGATTACGCGCTCGCGGCATTACTGAACTGCACCTGGTTGGTGTATGTACGGACATCTGTATTTTACATACCTCAGTCGATGCATATAATCGCGGTTTTGATATCGTGATACATGAACAAGGAGTTGCCAGCTTCGATCCAGCCGGACATGAATGGGCGCTTCGTCATTTCGAAAACACATTAGGCGCTACAGTCATTCGATAA
- a CDS encoding DUF2922 domain-containing protein, which produces MAKTLQLNFATASGKKLMLTVDEPREDLTSVEVEYAMQGVINAGVFGVDDSLIDSAISARIVERTVTELVEG; this is translated from the coding sequence ATGGCAAAAACATTACAACTGAATTTCGCTACGGCGAGCGGTAAGAAATTGATGTTAACTGTCGATGAGCCACGCGAGGACCTTACTTCGGTGGAAGTCGAATATGCGATGCAAGGCGTAATTAATGCAGGCGTATTTGGAGTTGATGATTCGCTAATTGATTCAGCAATTAGCGCACGAATTGTCGAACGTACAGTTACAGAATTAGTCGAAGGATAA